The region GCCACTGGGACATTTTGCAGCAATCATTCCCGCCCCATGGGGAATGGCGACGGCGTGTTATCGGCAATCATCGTCGGGGGTGATTCCCCATATCCTGAATGCAGCTCAGCGGCTGTTTCCAACACCGGCCCTCGACACCTTGGCGCGGGCACGCGGTCTGTCCGATTTGACGATGTCTCTGATGTAGTAGCGCCCACAGTACAGGAGTGTCTCCCCGGTGACCAATCAAGCCAAGTCGGCCCTGCCAACGAGTTAGCTTCCGGCCAGCCTTCCAGCTAAAGGTCGTGACCCGCCCAAGTATTGTAGGAAGAGAATCAACGTGACAACCATGATGGCCTGACTAAGTCACCGGCTGGCTGCGTCGTCACCGGGCCGCTCTTCGGCGTAGAGGTCCACCTGAATCTGAAGCGGCTCTGCCCCCGTCTTTTCCCCCAGAAGATCGGGGGCTCCGGTCCACGCTCCGACGTGCACGTGCGGCGCCCGAGAGGTACCGTTGTTGCCGACTTTTCCAACGACATCTCCGCGCGCGACGGTGTCCCCCGGCTCCACTTCGATTTCTCGGACATGAGCATAGGCGGCGGTGATTCCCTCCCTCTCGTCTTCAAAGACGATGAGTCCCGTCTTCCCGTCTCGATTCACAGCGCCGGGCTCATTGGTGCTATCAGGCCGCGCTACCCGTACGACTCTTCCTTCAAACGGGGCCAGCACGTCCTGTCGCCACCCGTACCAGTCTTCGTTGTCCTTTCCAGCAGTTCCGGGCTTGTAGGCCCGACCAATGCCATCTCTCCCAACCTTCATCACAGTGAAGTCGCGGGCGAGCTGGTCAACCAGACGAAGCTGGGGGCGATAGGTGTGCTCCCGGGTGTTGAGATACGTGCGCCTGCCAGGCACGTCGATCGGGGGATGGATCAGCACCGACTGGGTCAGGGTGTCGCTTTCAAGGTCGAGTCCTTGTTGTGCGCTGGCCTCCTGTGGCAGGGCCACGAGAGTGAAAAGGCCGATGGCGAGGATGCTGAGAAGACAGGCTGTGCTAAGCAAACGTACTGCAAGTCGATCCATCTCTGGTTGGCTCTGGTTGACAGGACTGAAGAGGCAAAGCTTCTAGTTCCTTCTGCTCACTCGAACCACGATATTGGGCGGAAGTCTGTTACAGCGGGCCGTGTCTCCAAACCTGTGAGCAGTAGTTCTCGACCCTTACAAGCTGTAGTCTCCACCTCCGCCTACTTCTACCTCTAGTTGCTAAGCATATCTTGCCCCTCCCCTTGATAGCGAGTTTTTCCAAGCAGAGATGGATCGCAAAAAGACTCGAAGAACCCAGTCGGGGTGGGCTGTGCGGCC is a window of Salinibacter grassmerensis DNA encoding:
- a CDS encoding M23 family metallopeptidase, with amino-acid sequence MDRLAVRLLSTACLLSILAIGLFTLVALPQEASAQQGLDLESDTLTQSVLIHPPIDVPGRRTYLNTREHTYRPQLRLVDQLARDFTVMKVGRDGIGRAYKPGTAGKDNEDWYGWRQDVLAPFEGRVVRVARPDSTNEPGAVNRDGKTGLIVFEDEREGITAAYAHVREIEVEPGDTVARGDVVGKVGNNGTSRAPHVHVGAWTGAPDLLGEKTGAEPLQIQVDLYAEERPGDDAASR